In Rhodothermus marinus DSM 4252, a single genomic region encodes these proteins:
- the rsgA gene encoding ribosome small subunit-dependent GTPase A: MGKQHNGEVLEGTVIRATGSWFDVQADGRVIPSRVRGKFRLAGMDTTSPVVVGDRVKVRLNPDGTGLIVDVHPRRNELSRRAAGRRHSLRHVIAANIDFVWIVQAVHLPEPNPGFIDRVLVAAERYEIPAGLILNKIDLMTEEDRPAIDALEHLYADLGYRVLRTSVVTGEGLDALREALRGKTSVVTGPSGVGKSSLLNAIEPDLNIRTAPVSEKTGKGRHTTTYVALYPLSIGGFVVDTPGLREFGVTDLEPAELSHYFVEFRPYLSACRFPDCTHEHEPDCAVKAAVASGEISEERYYSYLNILHSLKLGEKDVGR; this comes from the coding sequence ATGGGAAAGCAGCACAACGGAGAAGTTCTGGAAGGCACGGTCATCCGGGCCACCGGGAGCTGGTTCGACGTGCAGGCCGACGGGCGCGTCATTCCCTCGCGCGTTCGGGGCAAGTTCCGGCTTGCCGGCATGGACACGACCAGTCCGGTGGTGGTGGGTGACCGGGTGAAGGTGCGGCTCAACCCGGATGGCACCGGCCTGATCGTGGACGTGCACCCGCGGCGCAACGAGCTTTCGCGCCGCGCCGCCGGTCGCCGGCACAGCCTGCGCCACGTGATCGCCGCCAACATCGACTTTGTGTGGATCGTGCAGGCCGTGCATCTGCCCGAACCGAACCCCGGCTTCATCGACCGCGTGCTGGTGGCCGCCGAGCGCTACGAAATCCCCGCCGGCCTGATCCTCAACAAGATCGATCTGATGACCGAAGAAGACCGGCCGGCCATCGACGCCCTGGAGCACCTGTACGCCGACCTGGGCTACCGGGTGCTGCGCACCAGCGTGGTGACCGGCGAAGGGCTGGACGCGCTGCGCGAAGCACTGCGTGGCAAGACCAGCGTGGTGACCGGACCCTCGGGCGTGGGCAAGTCGTCGCTGCTGAACGCCATCGAACCGGACCTGAACATCCGCACGGCGCCGGTCAGCGAAAAGACCGGCAAGGGACGCCACACGACCACCTACGTGGCGCTCTACCCGCTTTCGATCGGCGGCTTCGTGGTCGACACGCCCGGACTCCGGGAGTTCGGCGTGACCGACCTGGAGCCGGCCGAACTGTCCCACTACTTCGTGGAATTCCGCCCCTACCTCTCCGCCTGTCGCTTCCCCGACTGCACGCACGAGCACGAACCGGATTGCGCGGTGAAGGCGGCCGTCGCGTCCGGCGAAATCTCCGAAGAACGCTACTACAGCTACCTCAACATCCTGCACAGCCTGAAGCTGGGGGAAAAGGATGTCGGTCGTTGA
- a CDS encoding hybrid sensor histidine kinase/response regulator — protein sequence MLRRPCFRWLYGLALLIALPALAQQHYFHTYTSADGLSQLVVQALLQDREGYVWIGTQAGLNRFDGFGFETFSLRDGLVGDFIWALAEGPDGSLWIGTRNGLSRREPNGRFTSFGLAEGLPSPDVRTLTVTSDGTVWIGTPRGLAYLKDGRIARVETLGMQPIHDFLIDRKRQLYVATQTGLYRWAPPRWVPVAPFTEQPVYRLLEDLEGRLWVSTADALVVLADGRQVARYTEKDGLKGLPARDLAVDSLGVVWVATLEGLGRIDATGVRWLTEANGLPTSVLNALMVDREGMLWLGSLKGVSQFRGRAFTNYTVRDGLADNLVRPIVRDRQGYLWVGTRRGLNRFDGRRWAVYTEKDGLPSAFVRSLFLDSRGRLWIGTLGGLALYENGRFHRVPGFPHEASVMSIVEDRQGRIWLAAQNLGVFRQNGERFIPVEVPGQVFTDARLLVDRRGHVWISGDMGLSRWDGRHWRTFNSKDGLAGNNPYFLAEDLQGRIWFGYHAALGITVYDPEQNRFRTYTTADGLHNDAVYSIGVDHQNNIWIGTSRGVDRFDGERFVNYSPLEGYASYESNAGGFFADVDGTLWFGTMDGLSHYNPREDLWNDRPPRVRLTYLQLGDRPVSPDSLVQVSYKANTLTARVALLSFFGAEQIQLRYRLRSMDTDWNLTFQPLERNRSWLRKPISSEEGWRPLESPTIFLTNLPAGFYVLEVQARKPTSDWSRPAAARFEITPPFWQTAWFAALMVTLLGLLVGGIHRYRIYRIEQQKEQLEALVQERTAELQAQKRQLEATLEDLRRTKEELERANEELVRASRLKSEFLANMSHEIRTPMNGVLGMTELLLEMDLTKEQRECVEIIHRSGETLLTILNDILDFSKIEAGRLELENIDFNLQETIEDVITLFAPRAAAKQLELICFIEERALEVQGDPHRLRQVLSNLIGNAIKFTERGEVVVEAELERLDERRAHWRISVRDTGIGIPPDRLSHLFQPFTQLDGSTTRRYGGTGLGLAISKQLVEMMGGTIGVESEVGKGSTFTVRIPFRLSSQRKLNGDERRALLKDVRVLIVDDNEANREILRRQTLGWDMVPTLARSGPEALEMMRAAARQGHPFELAILDMMMPEMDGIMLAREIKQDPSLADTPLILLSSYLFTREDHRAMDETLFAAVLSKPTRQSYLFNTLVRVLQESRPVAAAKQQAQQDESAATPSDSSATPSPTPRPAGRGHLLLAEDNPVNQKVALYHLERLGYTCDVVGDGKQAVEAALRGGYDAILMDVHMPVMDGFEATAQIREREAERGRHTPIIAMTANALRGERERCLEAGMDDYIAKPFKKDELKAVLERWIQKAEA from the coding sequence ATGCTGCGTCGCCCCTGTTTTCGCTGGCTTTACGGACTGGCCCTGCTTATCGCCCTGCCGGCACTTGCCCAGCAGCACTACTTTCACACCTACACCAGTGCCGACGGGCTTTCGCAGCTGGTGGTGCAGGCGCTCCTGCAGGATCGAGAAGGATACGTGTGGATCGGAACGCAGGCTGGCCTCAACCGCTTCGACGGCTTCGGATTTGAAACCTTCAGTCTGCGAGACGGCCTCGTCGGCGACTTCATCTGGGCCCTGGCCGAAGGACCCGACGGCTCGCTCTGGATCGGCACCCGCAACGGCCTCAGCCGCCGTGAGCCGAACGGCCGCTTCACCAGTTTCGGCCTGGCGGAAGGGCTCCCCTCGCCCGACGTACGCACGCTGACGGTCACGTCTGACGGCACGGTCTGGATCGGCACGCCTCGGGGACTCGCCTACCTGAAGGATGGCCGGATTGCGCGGGTCGAAACGCTGGGCATGCAGCCCATTCACGACTTTCTGATCGACCGCAAGCGTCAGCTTTACGTCGCCACCCAGACCGGCCTGTACCGCTGGGCTCCGCCCCGCTGGGTGCCTGTTGCACCTTTTACCGAACAGCCCGTCTATCGCCTCCTGGAAGACCTGGAAGGACGCCTCTGGGTATCCACAGCCGATGCGCTGGTGGTGCTGGCCGACGGCCGCCAGGTTGCTCGCTACACGGAAAAAGATGGCCTGAAGGGCTTGCCGGCCCGCGACCTGGCGGTCGATTCGCTGGGCGTGGTCTGGGTGGCCACGCTGGAAGGACTGGGCCGCATCGACGCCACCGGCGTCCGCTGGCTCACGGAAGCCAACGGGCTGCCCACCTCCGTACTCAATGCCCTGATGGTCGATCGCGAAGGCATGCTCTGGCTGGGCTCGCTGAAAGGCGTGTCGCAGTTTCGCGGACGGGCTTTCACAAACTACACCGTGCGCGACGGCCTGGCCGACAACCTGGTGCGGCCGATCGTGCGCGACCGACAGGGCTATCTCTGGGTGGGCACCCGACGCGGCCTGAATCGCTTCGACGGGCGCCGCTGGGCCGTCTACACTGAAAAGGACGGCCTGCCCAGCGCGTTCGTCCGCTCCCTCTTTCTGGATAGCCGGGGACGCCTCTGGATCGGCACGCTGGGCGGCCTGGCTCTTTACGAAAACGGGCGCTTCCATCGCGTGCCGGGCTTCCCCCACGAGGCCAGCGTCATGTCGATCGTGGAAGATCGCCAGGGGCGCATCTGGCTGGCCGCCCAGAATCTGGGCGTATTTCGTCAGAACGGTGAGCGCTTCATCCCGGTGGAAGTGCCGGGTCAGGTCTTCACCGACGCGCGGCTGCTGGTGGACCGGCGGGGACATGTGTGGATCTCCGGCGACATGGGCCTGTCGCGCTGGGACGGCCGCCACTGGCGCACCTTCAACTCGAAGGACGGCCTGGCCGGCAACAATCCCTACTTTCTGGCCGAAGACCTGCAGGGGCGGATCTGGTTCGGCTATCATGCCGCGCTGGGCATCACGGTCTACGATCCCGAACAGAATCGCTTTCGCACCTACACGACGGCCGACGGCCTGCACAACGACGCCGTCTATTCGATCGGCGTCGATCACCAGAACAACATCTGGATCGGCACTTCGCGGGGCGTCGATCGCTTTGACGGGGAGCGCTTCGTGAACTACAGTCCGCTGGAGGGCTACGCCAGCTACGAGTCGAATGCCGGCGGCTTCTTTGCTGACGTGGACGGCACGCTGTGGTTCGGCACGATGGACGGGCTGAGCCACTACAACCCGCGCGAAGACCTGTGGAACGACCGTCCCCCGCGCGTTCGTCTGACTTACCTGCAACTGGGAGACCGACCGGTCAGTCCGGACTCCCTCGTCCAGGTCTCCTACAAAGCCAACACGCTGACGGCCCGCGTGGCGCTGCTCTCGTTCTTCGGCGCCGAGCAGATCCAGCTACGCTACCGGTTGCGCAGCATGGATACGGACTGGAACCTGACGTTCCAGCCCCTTGAGCGCAATCGCTCCTGGCTGCGCAAGCCCATCAGCAGCGAGGAAGGCTGGCGCCCGCTGGAGTCGCCCACCATTTTCCTGACCAACCTGCCGGCCGGTTTTTACGTGCTGGAAGTCCAGGCCCGCAAGCCCACCTCCGACTGGTCGCGCCCGGCGGCCGCTCGCTTCGAGATCACGCCGCCTTTCTGGCAGACCGCCTGGTTCGCCGCCTTGATGGTCACGCTGCTGGGGTTGCTGGTGGGCGGCATTCATCGCTACCGGATCTATCGCATCGAACAGCAGAAAGAACAGCTCGAAGCGCTCGTCCAGGAACGCACGGCCGAACTGCAGGCCCAGAAACGCCAGCTCGAAGCCACGCTGGAGGATCTGCGCCGGACCAAGGAAGAGCTCGAGCGGGCCAACGAAGAACTGGTGCGGGCCAGCCGTCTCAAAAGCGAGTTTCTGGCCAACATGAGCCACGAGATCCGCACGCCCATGAATGGCGTGCTGGGCATGACCGAGCTGCTGCTCGAAATGGACCTGACGAAGGAGCAGCGCGAATGCGTGGAGATCATCCACCGAAGCGGCGAGACACTCCTGACCATTCTGAACGACATTCTGGATTTTTCGAAGATCGAGGCCGGACGGCTGGAGCTGGAAAACATCGACTTCAACCTGCAGGAAACGATCGAAGACGTCATCACGCTGTTTGCTCCGCGCGCGGCGGCCAAACAGCTCGAACTGATCTGTTTCATCGAAGAGCGGGCACTTGAGGTGCAGGGCGATCCGCACCGACTCCGTCAGGTGCTCTCGAACCTGATCGGCAACGCGATCAAGTTCACCGAACGCGGCGAAGTTGTCGTCGAAGCCGAACTGGAACGACTGGACGAGCGCCGCGCCCACTGGCGTATTTCGGTACGGGATACGGGCATCGGCATCCCACCGGATCGTCTCTCGCATCTTTTCCAGCCCTTCACCCAGCTGGACGGTTCGACGACGCGCCGCTACGGCGGCACCGGACTGGGTCTGGCCATCTCCAAGCAGCTCGTCGAGATGATGGGCGGCACGATCGGCGTCGAAAGCGAGGTCGGCAAGGGCTCCACGTTCACGGTGCGCATTCCCTTCCGGCTGTCGTCGCAGCGTAAGCTGAACGGGGATGAGCGGCGGGCGCTGCTCAAAGACGTGCGCGTGCTGATCGTGGACGACAACGAGGCCAACCGGGAAATTCTTCGCCGCCAGACGCTGGGCTGGGACATGGTGCCCACGTTGGCCCGCAGCGGTCCCGAGGCCCTGGAAATGATGCGGGCGGCCGCCCGCCAGGGTCATCCGTTCGAGCTGGCCATTCTGGACATGATGATGCCCGAAATGGACGGCATCATGCTGGCCCGGGAGATCAAACAGGACCCGTCCCTTGCCGACACGCCGCTGATCCTGCTCAGCTCCTATCTCTTCACCCGCGAGGATCACCGGGCCATGGACGAGACGCTCTTTGCCGCCGTCCTGTCCAAACCCACCCGTCAGTCCTACCTGTTCAATACGCTGGTCCGGGTGCTTCAGGAATCCCGGCCGGTCGCTGCCGCAAAACAGCAGGCGCAACAGGACGAGTCGGCCGCTACGCCTTCCGATTCGAGCGCGACCCCGTCCCCCACGCCCAGACCGGCGGGCCGCGGGCATCTCCTGCTGGCCGAGGACAACCCGGTCAACCAGAAGGTGGCGCTCTACCATCTGGAACGGCTGGGTTACACGTGCGACGTGGTCGGCGACGGCAAGCAGGCCGTCGAGGCAGCGCTGCGCGGCGGCTACGACGCCATCCTGATGGACGTGCACATGCCGGTCATGGACGGGTTCGAGGCGACGGCCCAGATCCGTGAGCGCGAGGCCGAACGGGGACGCCACACGCCCATCATCGCCATGACGGCCAACGCCCTCCGAGGCGAGCGCGAACGCTGCCTGGAGGCCGGCATGGACGACTACATCGCCAAGCCCTTCAAGAAAGACGAACTCAAGGCCGTGCTGGAACGCTGGATCCAGAAGGCCGAGGCCTGA